The region CCGAAGAGTGAAACAAAAGGAATCAAATGCCCGATTGTGCCCGTTCTATTGCATTAACGGACATAATCGGGCATTATGGCTTTAGTAGCGCTTTTCGATACTGCAGCTGCACAACAGACTTTCGGTAGGCGCTACCCCACAGAGCACCAATTACTCTAAGGATGCGCCACATGATTCTGACGTTCACTCCGAATCCAAGTACAGATGCAACGCTTTCTGTAGCAACGTTGCGTCGCGGCGAAGTCGCCCGTGCCATTACCGCTACGCGAGAAGCTGGCGGAAAAGGCGTCAACGTGGCCCACGCCGTAGCGAAGGCTGGAAGAGCGGCACTCGCTGTAGTTCCCTGCGGGGAAAGCGACCCTTTCAAGTTCGCTGCTAACCGACTCGGTTTTCCTTTTGTTTTCATCCCGGTTGAGGGCAATATCCGTACCAATACTGCGATTACTGAATCCGACGGTACGACTACCAAAATCAATGAGCCTGGCCCTCAATACACCATTGATGTCCAGCAGGGGTTCCTCGACGCGCTTGATTCGCATAGCAGCGAATGTAAGGCCGTCGTCATGGCAGGGTCGCTGCCAAGTGGAGCCCCGGCGGATCTCTACGCAACGTTGACCCGAGAAATCCGATTGAGGCTCGCCGAAGACGTACTGGTGGCCGTCGACACATCAGACGAACCCCTGGTAAAGCTGGGAGATCAGCTTGAATCTGCAGCCCCCGATATCCTGAAACCCAACGCTTTTGAATTAGCGCAATTGGTGGGAGCCGATGGGCATGTACTAGAGACTAGCGCTTCAGCCGGAGACTACTCCGAGGTTGTTCAGGCAGCGAAACGCTTGATTCAGCGAGGGGCTAAAGAAATTCTCGTCACCCTCGGTGGCGCAGGTGCTTGCCTGGTCACCGCAGACTCTGCCTGGGCAGCAACGCCCCCACCGACTGTTGTGAAATCTACCGTTGGAGCAGGCGACAGCTCACTTGCTGGATATGTTATGGCTCGCACTCAACGCCTGCCGTTGGACCAGTGCCTCCAAACCGCGGTCGCCTATGGCTCTGCTGCAGCAGGCCTACCAGGTACCGGGATTCCAAGCCCTGACGACATCAACTTGGAACAAACCCAAGTCGTAGAAATCGATTCATAATTTAAGAGAACAGGAGTCCACCATGAGTGACAACATCATCACTCCACAACTCGTTAGTCTCGATGTGGACTACGGGTCGACGCCAAGAGAGGTCATCGAACACCTCGCGCAGCAAGCCCAGGACGCAGGCCGAGCAAGCGACAGCTTGAAGCTAGCCGACGCAGCTTACGCCCGTGAGCAGAAAGCTGGCACCGGTGTGAATGGCCGTGTTGCAATCCCCCACTGCCGCACCGAAGCAGTCGAAACCCCAACGTTGGTTTTTGCCAGGTTACAGCGGCCCGTTGACTTCTCGGGGCCAGATGGAGACGCAGAGCTTGTATTTTTGATCGCTGCTCCTGAAGGCGGCGGTAAGGCGCATTTGAAGATCCTTTCCAAGCTCGCACGTGCCTTGGTACGCGGCGACTTCGTAACTCAGCTCCGCGAGGCAAAGGATGAGCAAACGGTCGTCAACGCGGTGCTGGACGTCGTCAACGCTGCTCCTAAGAAGAAAACTGCCGCAGCACCTACTCCCGCTGCGACGGGCAAGACCGATGGCGTGAAAAAGTTTAGGATTGCAGCTGTTACATCGTGCGCGACCGGCATTGCCCACACATACATGGCAGCCGACGCTCTGACACAAGCTGCGCAGGCTCGCGATGATGTCGAGTTTCAGGTGGAGCCGCAAGGTTCTTCCGGCGGCGATCCTCTGGATCAGGCCTACATCGACAGTGCTGACGCCGTAATCTTCGCCCATGATGTTGCTGTGCGTAACAAAGCACGTTTTGCAGGCAAGCCGGTCGTTGATAGTCCAGTAAAGCGTGGCATCAACGAGCCAAACAAGATGATCGACGAGGCCATTGCCGCTGCAAACGATCCGAATGCACCAAGAGTCACCACGGCGGGATCGGAGCAGCGAGAAGACTCCGCTTCCTCTGGTGAAAGCTGGCCAAAGAAGATCCAGCAAGCTGTAATGACCGGTGTGTCGTACATGGTGCCTTTCGTTGCAGCAGGCGGCCTGCTCCTCGCGCTTGGTTTCCTCTTCGGCGGATACGACATGGCGAATGGCTGGCAGTCCCTCGTCACGAACTTCTCCCCGACCCACCTGCCTGGACATACAATCGATGTCGACGGTGAAATGATGACGTTCCGCCGTTCCGGCTGGCTTCTGTATCTCGGTGCTGTCATGTTCGCGACAGGCCAGATGGGCATGGGCTTCGTTGTTGCGGCGCTCTCCGGCTACATCGGGTATGGCCTTGCAGGACGTCCAGGTATCGCGCCAGGATTTATCGGCGGTGCTATCTCCGTCATGGTTGGCGCAGGTTTTATCGGCGGCCTTGTCACAGGTCTGCTGGCTGGTTTGATCGCATACTGGATCCAGACATGGAAGGTTCCGCGCTGGCTCGGGTCCCTGATGCCAGTGGTCATCATCCCGCTGCTGACTTCCCTTGCTATCGGCCTCATCATGTTCTTACTGTTGGGGCGTCCGCTTGAGTCTCTCATGCTGGGACTGCAGGGCTGGCTTGAGTCGATGAGCGGATCCTCTGCGGTCCTGCTCGGCGTCATCATCGGGCTCATGATGTGCTTTGACCTAGGTGGCCCAGTCAACAAGGCGGCGTACCTCTTCGGAACCGCTGGTCTGTCTGCGGGAACGGAGGCAAGCTTCCAAATTATGGCGGCTGTAATGATTGCTGGCATGGTTCCCCCGATCGCACTGTCAATCGCGACGTTCCTCCGCAAAGGATTGTTTACCCCGGCGGAGCAAGAGAACGGCAAATCCGCATGGCTCCTCGGACTGTCGTTTGTCAGCGAGGGCGCAATCCCGTTTGCTGCAGCTGACCCGTTCCGCGTTATCCCTTCGATGATGCTCGGTGGCGCCACTGCTGGCGCGGTCAGCATGGCACTCAATGTTGGTGTGCAGGCTCCACACGGTGGTCTCTTCGTGCTCTTTGCCTACGAGCCTTGGTGGGGACTGTTCGTCGCGCTCATTGCAGGCGTGGCGGTCGCAACTGTAGCGGTCATCGTCGCTAAGCAGTTCTGGCCAAACGAGGAGATCCAGAAGGTCGCTGCCCAAGCAGAACCTGCAGCGGTGGCGAACTAAGGACACAGGCCCCTAAACTGAATACAGAAACTCGATAGATACTTTCAAAGCAGAAAGGATGAAGCACATGGCTTCAAAGACAGTTAAAGTCGGATCCACCGTTGGACTGCACGCACGTCCAGCAACCATTATTTCTGACGCCGCCGGTGAATACGATGACGAGGTCATCCTGACCCTTGTCGGTGACGAGGACGAGGAAGAGACGGATGCTGCTTCCTCGTTGATGATCATGGCAATGGGCGCCGAGTTCGGTGATGAGGTCACCGTTACCTCTGACAACAGTGAGGCAGTTGAAAAGATTGCCGCATTGATCGAGAAGAACCTCGACGAAGAGTAAATCCCACAACAAAAGCCCGGGCGCTACATCTGAGCGCTCGGGCTTTTGCTTGTTCGAGCTATTTTCGAGATGCAGCGTTGAACTGCCCCTCACCCACTGTGTTGTAAATCCACTTCAACAGAGGATAGAACACGATGATGCCGACCGACCCCAGGGCAATGCCCTCAAGCGTCACCTGACCGACAGTGAACGACAGGTTGCCGATACCAACAATGAGTGCCACAGCCGCAACTGTTAGGTTCACCGGGTTCGTGAAATCTACCTTGTTATCCTGCCAAATACGTACACCAAGCATTCCAATCAGGCCGTAAAGAACCAGGCACGCTCCGCCCAGCACACCGGCTGGGATTGTGAAGATGACTGCGCCGAACTTCGGGATGAACGCCAAAACGATCGCGAAACACGATGCGACCCAATACGCAGCCGTCGAGTAAACCTTGGTAGCAGCCATCACGCCAATGTTCTCCGCATAAGTCGTTGTACCAGAGCCGCCAAAGCCACCAGCCAATGTCGTCGCGATACCGTCACCGATCAACGCCCTGCCTTGGTATGGGTCCAGGTCGCGTTGCGTCATCTCAGAAACTGCCTTGACATGACCAATATTCTCCGCGATCAGCACGACGATGACAGGAAGCGTCACCAAAATCGCTGAGAGGTGGAACTCTGGCGTATGGAACTGCGGCAAGCCGATCCAAGGACTAGCGCCAATTGTGTCCAGTGCATCATCCGATAACCCGCCAGTGAGCGCCGCAAACACCCAGCCGACGATGACGCCGATCAGAATGCTCAGACGAGACAGCATTCCCCTCGCAGCGACAGTCAGCAGAGCAATCGTGCCGAGCGTGACAAACGCGACCCCGGGCTGAGTTTCCACATTAGAAACGGCAGTCGGCGCAAGATTGAAACCGATCAACGCGACGATGGCACCAGTGACCGTGGGAGGCATGACGGCGTCGATAACTTTCTTGCCTGCAAGTTGAACAACAAAGCCAACTGCAATCAACGTCAGACCCGTGATGAGTACCCCGCCCAACTGAGAGCCGATTCCGTACTGGGACGACGCAGACAGCGGCGCGATGAAAGCGAATGACGAGCCAAGGTAGCTAGGCAGTTTATTACGGGTAATCAGCAAAAAGATGATGGTTCCCAGTCCTGAAAACAGCAGCGTTGTGTTTACAGGGAATCCCGTCAACGTTGGAACGAGAAGTGTGGCTCCGAACATTGCTACGACATGCTGCATGCCGATGCCAATTGTTCGAGGCCAAGAAAGGCGTTCATCAGGGGCGACCACCGCGCCGGGCAGAACGCGGCGCCCGTCGCCATGCAAGGTCCATCCAATAGTTTTACTCACAGGCTCATATTATGTCGCTAGATAATTGCCGAAAGCGAATTGGGCAAAGTAGCGTAATACGCATGGAGATTTTCATTCGCCGCACGGCAGACGAAATTGGCGATTTCGCTGCAAACATGATTGAACCATTCGTCAAGCAAGGTGCAACGCTTGGTCTTGCTACTGGCTCGACACCGAGTCCAACGTATCAGGCACTAATCCGAAAGCACCGCGAGGAAGGCCTCAGCTTCGCCGACTGTGACGCATTCTTGCTCGACGAATACTACGGAATCGATCAACACCACGAGCAGTCATACTGGTCCACAATCCGACGCGAGCTGACGGCATCAATCGATATCGATGACGCGGCCGTGCACTCGCTTAGCAGCTCAGCGGCCGATCCGGAGCAAGAGGCTGCGACGTATGAGTCCATGATGAAAGACGCCGGTGGTGTCGACATTCAGCTGCTCGGCATCGGCGCGAACGGCCATATCGCTTTCAACGAGCCGACCAGCTCGCTGAGTTCCCGGACCCGACTGATTGATCTACGCCCGCGGACCATTGCTGACAACGCACGCTT is a window of Corynebacterium pseudogenitalium DNA encoding:
- a CDS encoding HPr family phosphocarrier protein; its protein translation is MASKTVKVGSTVGLHARPATIISDAAGEYDDEVILTLVGDEDEEETDAASSLMIMAMGAEFGDEVTVTSDNSEAVEKIAALIEKNLDEE
- a CDS encoding 1-phosphofructokinase family hexose kinase, with the translated sequence MILTFTPNPSTDATLSVATLRRGEVARAITATREAGGKGVNVAHAVAKAGRAALAVVPCGESDPFKFAANRLGFPFVFIPVEGNIRTNTAITESDGTTTKINEPGPQYTIDVQQGFLDALDSHSSECKAVVMAGSLPSGAPADLYATLTREIRLRLAEDVLVAVDTSDEPLVKLGDQLESAAPDILKPNAFELAQLVGADGHVLETSASAGDYSEVVQAAKRLIQRGAKEILVTLGGAGACLVTADSAWAATPPPTVVKSTVGAGDSSLAGYVMARTQRLPLDQCLQTAVAYGSAAAGLPGTGIPSPDDINLEQTQVVEIDS
- a CDS encoding PTS fructose transporter subunit IIABC; this translates as MSDNIITPQLVSLDVDYGSTPREVIEHLAQQAQDAGRASDSLKLADAAYAREQKAGTGVNGRVAIPHCRTEAVETPTLVFARLQRPVDFSGPDGDAELVFLIAAPEGGGKAHLKILSKLARALVRGDFVTQLREAKDEQTVVNAVLDVVNAAPKKKTAAAPTPAATGKTDGVKKFRIAAVTSCATGIAHTYMAADALTQAAQARDDVEFQVEPQGSSGGDPLDQAYIDSADAVIFAHDVAVRNKARFAGKPVVDSPVKRGINEPNKMIDEAIAAANDPNAPRVTTAGSEQREDSASSGESWPKKIQQAVMTGVSYMVPFVAAGGLLLALGFLFGGYDMANGWQSLVTNFSPTHLPGHTIDVDGEMMTFRRSGWLLYLGAVMFATGQMGMGFVVAALSGYIGYGLAGRPGIAPGFIGGAISVMVGAGFIGGLVTGLLAGLIAYWIQTWKVPRWLGSLMPVVIIPLLTSLAIGLIMFLLLGRPLESLMLGLQGWLESMSGSSAVLLGVIIGLMMCFDLGGPVNKAAYLFGTAGLSAGTEASFQIMAAVMIAGMVPPIALSIATFLRKGLFTPAEQENGKSAWLLGLSFVSEGAIPFAAADPFRVIPSMMLGGATAGAVSMALNVGVQAPHGGLFVLFAYEPWWGLFVALIAGVAVATVAVIVAKQFWPNEEIQKVAAQAEPAAVAN
- the nagB gene encoding glucosamine-6-phosphate deaminase is translated as MEIFIRRTADEIGDFAANMIEPFVKQGATLGLATGSTPSPTYQALIRKHREEGLSFADCDAFLLDEYYGIDQHHEQSYWSTIRRELTASIDIDDAAVHSLSSSAADPEQEAATYESMMKDAGGVDIQLLGIGANGHIAFNEPTSSLSSRTRLIDLRPRTIADNARFFESEDEVPRQAMTQGIGTILEAKKILLIATGAAKAEAVQAMIEGPLSSFCPASSLQMHNDVCILLDEAAASGLGDVEFYKEIDAYWR
- a CDS encoding uracil-xanthine permease family protein, whose translation is MSKTIGWTLHGDGRRVLPGAVVAPDERLSWPRTIGIGMQHVVAMFGATLLVPTLTGFPVNTTLLFSGLGTIIFLLITRNKLPSYLGSSFAFIAPLSASSQYGIGSQLGGVLITGLTLIAVGFVVQLAGKKVIDAVMPPTVTGAIVALIGFNLAPTAVSNVETQPGVAFVTLGTIALLTVAARGMLSRLSILIGVIVGWVFAALTGGLSDDALDTIGASPWIGLPQFHTPEFHLSAILVTLPVIVVLIAENIGHVKAVSEMTQRDLDPYQGRALIGDGIATTLAGGFGGSGTTTYAENIGVMAATKVYSTAAYWVASCFAIVLAFIPKFGAVIFTIPAGVLGGACLVLYGLIGMLGVRIWQDNKVDFTNPVNLTVAAVALIVGIGNLSFTVGQVTLEGIALGSVGIIVFYPLLKWIYNTVGEGQFNAASRK